AGTAAAATCCTAAACCCAACTCAAAGTAACTAATTAAGAGGACAACCAAACATTTGCTAATTTCTTCTTATTATATCATTCATAGATGCACAGCCACACAAACTCTACACAAAACCATCCAACCAAAAGAAACCTATTTATAAACCCACCAAACAAAAGCTACTCAGATATTATTATGATTAGTATATAGAAGTCAAACTGAGAGACCaagcataaaaaaaaaaaaaaaaaaaagccttTGAACATAGTTGTATAGTGACTATTATCCCTAATTAGCCATGTCTATCATCCATATCATCTAAAAAGCCCCCTCTCAGTATCATAGTTGAAGCAAAGGAAGTGCCATCACAATCCCAAACACAGATATAAGCAAAATCAGAACCCATGTTGGTAAAGACTGTCTCctgccttcttcttcttcttcttgtcttcTCTGCTCATGCTCTTCTTcccctttattattattattattattattattcagcTCCTCTTCCTTTCTTGGACCACGTAGTTTCTCCAACAATGGTTGTGTATTTTCTTCTCCCTTAGGGCCCATTGATGCTACTTTTGCACTAGGTTGCTCCAATAGCTGCTGTTCTTCGTATTTCTCCATGTACTCCGGGAATATTTTCTTGAATGTTGGGCTGTTGACAAAGAAACATTAACCAAACATAATTTTGTCAATTTCAACaacattaaaatagataaaaaaaatgctaACATAAAATACCGCACCACAGGAACTTACTTCTTACAATTAAAAGCAAGCGAAGACTTTGCTAGCCTTTGCTTCTCAATGTCAGTAGTTGACACACTCCCAGTGGTGGGACTGCTGTCCATCTACACTCAGAAACCAAGAAAACTCATGATGAGCCAAGGAATAACTAGTACATAAGTTGTTCTCCTTTAAAGAACATGATTATTCACAAGAAAAATACAAGTACCAGATGGAAAGTTAAAAACTAcacattttttaagatttaacgAATCTTACCATGAAGGATAGAAGCCCAGTAAGTATACTGCAATTAAGGAACACACACAATAGGGTCAGACCTA
This is a stretch of genomic DNA from Impatiens glandulifera chromosome 4, dImpGla2.1, whole genome shotgun sequence. It encodes these proteins:
- the LOC124936551 gene encoding ubiquitin-conjugating enzyme E2 34-like, which codes for MAEKACVKRLQKEYRSLCKEPVSHVTARPSPNDILEWHYVLEGSEGTPFAGGHYYGKIKFPPEYPYKPPGITMITPNGRFMTQKKICLSMSDFHPESWNPMWSVSSILTGLLSFMMDSSPTTGSVSTTDIEKQRLAKSSLAFNCKNPTFKKIFPEYMEKYEEQQLLEQPSAKVASMGPKGEENTQPLLEKLRGPRKEEELNNNNNNNNKGEEEHEQRRQEEEEEGRRQSLPTWVLILLISVFGIVMALPLLQL